The Zygosaccharomyces rouxii strain CBS732 chromosome G complete sequence genome contains a region encoding:
- the SRB2 gene encoding Srb2p (similar to uniprot|P34162 Saccharomyces cerevisiae YHR041C SRB2 RNA polymerase II holoenzyme/mediator subunit): MKRSAVIFVEKATPGTLTEFKDILSNTLLSLLESWSVEFRTYRCLIKNLPPEASRLMYSITFQHHDRKTILIKNKLAMITTSSPSEVPRDLVDNVSSTNSPEPFDQILSSKLSNIWNQRQIIKGEAGETFETTDTLVRAVNLFSYTGFKGLLIELTSPEDATAEEFNKSVQRMRTMLEGIGAKDVKVSQENLNPSNCDYISDLAYQYTRVLEF, from the exons ATGAAAAGATCAGC CGTAATATTCGTGGAAAAGGCAACACCGGGGACTTTAACTGAATTTAAGGATATTCTTTCCAATAcgttattatcattattagaATCTTGGTCCGTTGAATTCAGAACTTATAGGTGTCTGATAAAAAATCTACCTCCAGAGGCTTCTCGACTGATGTACTCGATTACTTTCCAACATCATGATAGGAAAACTATTTTAATCAAAAACAAACTTGCTATGATTACTACCTCGAGCCCTTCAGAAGTGCCTAGGGATCTAGTAGATAATGTCTCCAGTACAAATAGCCCCGAGCCCTTCGACCAAATTTTGTCTTCGAAGCTTTCCAATATATGGAATCAGAGGCAGATCATCAAGGGAGAAGCGGGCGAAACGTTTGAGACTACAGATACCTTAGTAAGAGCAGtaaatcttttttcttATACAGGTTTCAAAGGTTTGCTTATAGAATTGACATCTCCGGAAGATGCTACCGCTGAAGAGTTCAATAAAAGTGTACAACGCATGCGAACGATGCTTGAAGGGATTGGAGCGAAGGACGTTAAAGTTTCCCAGGAAAATCTAAACCCCTCCAATTGTGATTATATTAGTGATTTAGCATATCAATACACCCGTGTTTTGGAGTTTTAA
- the RTT103 gene encoding Rtt103p (similar to uniprot|Q05543 Saccharomyces cerevisiae YDR289C RTT103 Regulator of Ty1 Transposition regulator of Ty1 Transposition) gives MSFSEDQFVSKLNTLEDTQESISSASKWLLSQYKEAPRIAECWKNYMLKKGVNTRRKLLGIYLTNHVVQQAKGKKIVQFQVAFGNVAAQVLRNVYPDLPKDLKQKVKRVCDIWRNRAIFSDQVLNDIWASLEAEKSESATETSPPKLTELARLHQDILKAEQSTNVMKLRFDKSIEALDPSSVVYEENLKTVTKIGQAATDTATKSISYRKRCIENLTELLKEQQKLLDNEENLIEEINMVLRSRDPSNFETTAQDDNLLPTYEVGNDDDDEDDDGDKSSSSSSDDEDAKNTELNVALAKRESEPLSGTADEPESKRLKSSSLEQSTGSEEAYEPEAPGPSTNSDQVGSTAVTSSIQDLLSKLAN, from the coding sequence ATGTCATTTTCTGAGGATCAATTTGTCAGTAAGCTCAATACCTTAGAAGATACTCAAGAGTCTATTTCTAGCGCATCAAAATGGCTTCTGTCTCAATACAAGGAAGCTCCAAGGATTGCAGAATGCTGGAAGAATTATATGCTTAAGAAAGGTGTTAACACTAGGAGAAAGTTGCTAGGCATATATCTGACCAACCATGTAGTACAGCAGGCTAAGGGTaagaaaattgttcaatttcaagTTGCATTTGGTAATGTGGCTGCTCAAGTGCTGCGTAATGTGTATCCAGATCTTCCAAAGGACTTGAAACAGAAAGTTAAAAGAGTATGTGATATTTGGAGAAATAGAGCCATTTTCAGCGATCAAGTGTTGAACGATATATGGGCTAGTTTGGAAGCAGAAAAGTCAGAAAGTGCCACTGAGACCAGTCCTCCTAAACTGACTGAATTAGCGAGACTCCAtcaagatattttgaaagcAGAACAAAGTACGAATGTAATGAAATTAAGGTTTGATAAGTCGATCGAGGCCTTGGATCCTTCAAGTGTAGTAtatgaagaaaatttaaagacTGTGACGAAGATTGGTCAAGCAGCTACTGATACAGCTACTAAATCAATATCCTACCGGAAAAGATGCATTGAGAACCTAACAGAATTATTAAAGGAACAACAGAAATTGCTGGACAACGAGGAAAATCTgatagaagaaattaataTGGTCTTGAGGTCAAGGGATCCCTCCAATTTTGAGACCACTGCTCAAGATGATAACTTATTACCCACTTACGAAGTTGGTAAtgacgacgatgatgaagatgatgatggtgacAAAAGCAGTAGTAGCAGcagtgatgatgaggatgcAAAAAACACAGAACTAAACGTTGCTCTCGCGAAGAGAGAAAGTGAACCGCTCTCGGGTACCGCTGATGAACCAGAGTCCAAAAGGCTCAAGAGCTCGTCCCTTGAACAATCGACAGGGTCAGAAGAGGCTTACGAACCAGAAGCTCCCGGTCCTAGTACCAATTCAGATCAAGTTGGGTCTACAGCTGTAACTTCCAGCATTCAAGATTTGTTGAGTAAATTGGCGaattaa